GCTCACGCCGAAGGGCGATGTCATGATCAACATCGTCATCGACGAGGAAGTCAGCGGACACGGCACGCTCGACACCGTCGTCCGCGGGTACAAGGCGGATGCCGGTATTTCCGGCGAAACCAGCGACCTGTTCGTGCAGCCGGCTTGCATCGGACGCATCTGGTTCCAGATCGACATCGAAGGCAAGCCCGCCGGTATCCAGCAGCGCTACCTCGGCATCAGCGCCATCGAGCTCGGCAACAAGATCGTGAAGGCCGTGCAGGAGCTCGAAGACGAGCGCGTTGCGAACGTCAAGCACGCGCTCTACCCGAGTGCCATCGACTCCTTGCCCTGCATCATCGGCAGCTTCCAGGCCGGCAACTATCCGAGCGCCTTCCCGGCGAGCGCCGTTCTGAAGGGATCGATCGGGACGGTGCCGAGCGAGGACCATGAGGGCGTCAAGCGGAGCCTCGTCAGGAAGATTGCCGAGGTTGCGGCTCAGGATCCCTGGATGAAGGACCATCCTCCGGTGGTGAAGTTCGTCGGCTACGATGCCGAGGCCTCGGAGATCCCGGTCCAGCATCCGATCGTGCAGACCGTCTGCGACGTCTATACGGAAGTCACCGGCAAGAAGCCGACGATCTCGGGGCGCCAGGGCGCGGCGGACACGCGGTTCCTGAACAAGTACGCCAATACGCCAACCGTGATCTTCGGGCCGGGTTCGACGGCCGTCATGCATGCGAACGACGAGTACGTTTCGATCGATGATTATCTGACGGCCATCAAGGTGATGGCGCTCAGCATCCACGACTGGTGCAATTCCGCCCCAACCAAGTAATCAGAGGGCCGGATCAATCGAAAAGGGGCCCATGGTTTGGGCCCCTTCTTTTTGGCGGCGTCGGTGGTGTGGACGCGTTATTGTCGCACGCGGGAGGGTTCTCGAGACTCGACGCTCAATCCTAGTGATGCTATCTTTGCGACAATAGAATGAATTTGATGTTCGAGCAGTCGATCGAACCGGACACGGACAATAAGAGAGGACGCGGAGTGGCAAAGCAGGGCGTCGGAGCGTCAATTCCTCGGAAGGAGGATGATCGCTTTCTTCGCGGACGAGGCGAATATGTCGGCGATATTCGCTTGCCCGGCATGCGCGACGTTGCGTTCGTCCGTAGTCCGCTTGCACATGCGCGGATCAAGGATATCCGTATCCCGCCTCATCTCCGCAGCAGCGTGTTCATTGCATCGGATATCGCGGCCGATACGCGTCCGATTCGCGCCGTGTCCGGACTGCCCGGCTTCAAACCGTCCGACCAGCCGATCCTCGCCTTCGAGAAGGTCCGTCAGGTCGGCGAACTGATCGCGATGTGCGTCGCCGATACCCGCGCGGAAGCCGAGGACATTGCGGCTGCCGTCGAGGTTGATTTCGAGGAATTGCCGGCCGTGCATGACATGCTGCTGGCGCGGCGTCCGGACTCCGCCCTGGTGCACGAGGAGTGGGGCGACAATGTCTTTCTCGAGACCTTTGTCGACATCAATATGGAAGCGGCCTATGACGCGCCGATCAAGATCACACGCGAGATATCGACCGCGCGGCAGAGCATGGCGCCGATGGAAGGCCGCGGCACGGTCGCCGTCTGGCACAAGCGGATGGATCAACTCGTCCTGTACACCGGCAATCAGCAACCGCATATCGTGCGCAACGGTCTGTCGGAGTGCCTCAACCTCGAGCAGCTGAAGATCCGCATCGTCTCGCCCGATGTCGGCGGCGGCTTCGGCTATAAGGGCATCGTGCTGACGGAGGATGTGTGTCTTGGCTGGCTCGCAATGCGCTGCGGCTATCCCGTGCGCTGGATCGAGGATCGTCGCGAGCATTTGACGGCGGGCGCGAATTGCCGCGAGCATCACTACAACATCACTGTCTACGCCGACCGCGACGGGACGTTGCGCGGTGTCGAGTGCGAGGCCTCGGTCGATTCCGGGGCCTATTCGTCCTATCCGTTTTCGGCATGCCTGGAGGCTGCGCAGATCGCCAGCATCCTGCCGGGCCCGTACGATTTCCCATCCTATCGCTGCCGCACCTGGTCGGTGTCCACCAACAAGTGCCCGATCCTGCCTTATCGCGGCGTTGCGCGCACCGGGGTCTGCTACGCCATCGAGCTGATGATGGACGCCATCGCCCACGAGTGCGGTCTCGAGCCGTACGAGGTGAGGCTGAAGAACCTGGTGCGGCCGGAGCAGATGCCGTTCGACAACATCACCAGGAAGCATTTCGACAGTGGAGACTATCCGGAATCGCTGCGGCAGGCGCTGGCAAAGATCGATCTGGCCGGTCTCCGCGCACGCCAGAAGAAGCGGGAGCCGGATGGCCGGTTGATCGGCGTCGGGCTGTCAGTCTATTGCGAGCAGGGTGCGCACGGCACGTCGGTCTACGCAGGCTGGGGCATCCCGATGGTTCCGGGACACGAACAGGCAACCGCCCGCATGACCCCCGACGGCGGCCTCGAGCTTCGCATCGGCGCGCATTCGCATGGCCAGAGCATGGAGACCACGCTTCCGCAGGTCGCGCACGAGATCCTCGGCATCGACGTCGCGCGCATCAAGCTGGTTCACGGCGACACCGAGTACACGCCTTACTCGACTGGCAGCTGGGGGTCGCGTTGCGCGGTGATGTCCGGCGGCGCGGTTGCAACCGCCTCGCGTGAACTCGCGAAGCTCATCAAGGGGATCGGTGCCCATCTGCTGCAGACCGAGATCGAGAACGTCAAACTCGAGAACGGCGCGGTCGTCGGTCCGTCCAACAGCGTGAAAATCGATGAGATTGCGCACACCTGGTATCGCAGGCCGCAGGATTTGCCGGCAACCGTCGATCCGAGGGGCCTTGAGGTCACCATCGGCTACAAGCCGGCGCGCGATTCCGGAACGTTCAGCTATGCGACCCATGTCGCGGTAGTCGCCGTCGATCCGGAGTTGGGCGATATCGAGCTGATCGACTACGTTGTGGTTGAAGACGGTGGCCAGCTGATCAACCCCATGGTCGTCGACGGGCAGATCTATGGCGGGCTGGCGCAAGGCATCGGCACCGCGATGTATGAAGAGATGAATTTCGATACGTCGGCCCAGCCGCTGGCGTCGACCTTTGCCGACTATCTGTTGCCCGGCCCGACCGAAGTGCCGGCGCCCAAGCTTGGCCATATGGAGACGTTGGCGCCCTATACGGAGTTCGGTGTCAAAGGCATCGGCGAGGGCGGTGCGATCGCGCCTCCCGGCGCGATCGGCAATGCGGTCAATGACGCGTTGCGGCCTCTTGGCGCGCAGGTCTTGCACACGCCGATGACGCCGCGGCGTGTCCTCGAAGCCATTCAGGTCGCGGCCGAGCGCCGCAAGGCGAGGGCGCCCGAATTGGCGGAAGGGTTGCCGGCGTGAAACCTGTCAATTTCGACTACGCACGACCCGATGCGGTCGACGCGGTGATCCGGCTCATCGCGGACGACAGCAGAACCGTCAAGATGATGGCCGGGAGCCAGTCGCTCGGGCCGATGTTGAACCTCAGGCTGGTGCAGCCCGATCTGATCGTCGACCTGACCGGGATCGAAGAGCTGCGCTGTTTCAGCGACGGGGCGGAAGAAATCTCGATCGGGGCTTGCGTCACGCATGCCGATATCGAGGACCTTCGTGTCACCGACGTCACGCGCGGTGCGCTGCCGACGGTAGCCAGCGGCATCGCATATCGCGCGGTGCGCAATCGCGGCACCATCGGCGGCAGCTTGACGCACGCCGATCCGTCGGCCGACTGGCACTCGATCCTCGCCGCAGTTGGGGCGAAAGTCGTGCTGCGCGGCCCGGCCGGCGAGCGGACCGTGGCGGTTGAGGACTACATGGTGGGCGCGCTTGAAGCCGACCTGCGCCCTGGCGAAGTTCTCGTTCGCGTCATGGTGCCGCGATTAAGCAAATCGGCGCGCTGGGGCTACTACAAGAGCTGCCGCAAGACGGGCGAATTCGCTCACGCGATCGGCGCCTTCATGACCGACCCCGATCGCGGCATCAGCCGTGCGGTCATCGGCGCGACGGAGAGCCGTCCGATCGTCATCGCCGAGGCAGGCAATGTGATCGGCGATGGCCGAGCTCCGCGTCTGAGCGAGCGTTTCGACGGCGGGGCTGTCGACGAGATTCTGGAGAAGGCAGGGATGGTCGATCCCCTGGACAAGCAAACCCATGTCGTCGCGCTGCGCCGCGCGATCGAGCAGGCACGGCCGCAATGAGCACCTGTAGCCTCAACGTCAACGGAAGCGCGGTCAGCGCGGAGATCCAGCCGCGGACTCACCTTGCGGATTTTCTCCGCGAGAAGCTCAATCTGACCGGCACCCATCTGGGCTGCGAGCACGGCGTCTGCGGCGCGTGCACGCTCCTCGTCGATGGTGTGCCGACGCGCTCCTGCATCACCTTCGCGTTGGCTTGCCAGCAGGCCGACGTCACGACGATCGAAGGCCTCGACGACGACGAGATCACGCGCGAACTGCGTGCGGCCTTCACGAGGGAGCACGGCCTTCAATGCGGCTATTGCACGCCGGGGATGGTCGTGTCGGCGCGCGATGTCGTGCTGCGCATGCAGGACCCGAGCGAGCGCGATATCCGCGTGGCCATGAGCGGAAACCTTTGTCGCTGCACCGGCTATGTCGGCATCGTCCGCGCAATCCAGGGTGTGATCGCAGATCGCAGGGCGCGAGGGATCGCCGCGATTCCAAACGGAAACCGGACGCGTCTTGGACCCTCTGGCTCCGGCAATGCGACCGCGGTTGCCGCCGTTTCGGCTCGGGCCAAGCCGAGGGCCGCGCCAATTGCGGAGAAGACGGAAGCGCCGGCAGCGGCCGCGGCCTCGCTCCGGGATACGAACTGGAAGCCGCAAACGACCTTCACGCAGAGCTTCACCGTCGAACATCCGGTCGATGACGTCTGGAATTTCTTCGCCGACATCGCTGCGGTCGCCGCCTGCCTGCCTGGCGCATCGCTCGCCGGAGATCCGGTCGACGGTCACGTCGACGGCCAGATCAAGATTAAGGTCGGGCCGATCTCTGCCGAATTTCAAGGCATCGCCGATGTGACGCGCGACGATGCGACCCGTACCGGCACGATTATCGGCGCAGGCAAGGACAAGCGCAGCAACTCCTCGACCCGCGGCCTGATCGGCTATGCCGTCAAGCCGGGTGACGCGGAAGACCAAACCAGGGTCGATCTCAGCATCGGCTTCACCTTGACCGGGGCCCTGGCGCAGTTCAGCCGCTCCGGCCTGATCCAGGATGTGGCCGGACGAATCATTGCCGTTTTTGTCCAGAACCTCGAGACGAGGCTGGCCCATCGATCGGGAGGCGGCGAGGGCGAGCCGGCCATGGTCAAGGAATTCGACGCCGGCGCGCTGATGCGATCGATGGCGCTGGACTACATGAAACGAGCGCTTCGATGGCTCTTGCGACGGCCTTAGTTGTCCGGCGATAGAACTCGCCTTTTGCGATGAGATGGACTATCTTACTATCATGAATAAGCTAGTCCCAAATTACGAGCGCAGCCGGGTCCCCCTCTATGTGCAGGTGGCATCGGTCATGCGTCAGCGGGTCGAGTCCGGGCGATGGCAAGAGGGCGACAAGATCTCGACCATCGAGGAGCTTGAAACCGAATTCGGCGTCGCGCGCGTTACGATCCGGCAGGCGATCGAGATGTTGCGGAGCGAGGGTCTGCTCGACGCGCAGCAGGGCCGTGGGACGTTCGTGTCCGGACGACCGAAGAATCGTCACTGGCTGAACCTGGCCAATGATTTCGAGTCGATGGTCGATTCCGTCAGAAACAACGTCCTCAAGCGCGTCTATGTCGAGGAGAATGCGGAGCTGCCCCGGCTCGCCGCGCATGAAGGGCGGCCCGCCGCCGGCTACGCATTTCTCAGAAGCGTGCAGTATAACGAGGACGAGCCGTTTTCGGTCGTCAACCTCCATCTGGCGCGCAACCTCTATCTCAAAGACCGCAAGCGCTTCACCCATACGGCCGCGCTGACCAAGATCATGGAGATGGACGACATCACGCTCGCCCACGCTCATCAGGTTGTGACGATCGGCGTAGCCGATCCCGAAACGGCCGAACTGCTCAAGATCGGCCTCGGCGAACCAACGGCCGATTGCCGCCTGGTGCTGGTCGACAGCAACGACATCGCCGTCTATGTCGCCGACATCCATTATCATCGCAGTTGCTTCGCGCTCCGTTCCGATCTTCTCGAAAAATCGAAGAAGCGAACGAAGGCCTGACGAAGGAGCGGGCGCAAGGCCCGCTCCTCATTGTCGCTAGAGCGTTTTCGAGCGAAGTGGCCACCGGTTCGCGTGAAGAAAACGCGTCAAAACAAGAATCTAGAACTTCGGTTCTGATGTAATCAGAACCGAAGCTCTAAGCGAGGATGCTCGCCGGCGAGGCTCCGACGATCTCCGTGTAGCGCTTTTGGTCGGTGGCACCTTCGGTGTTGATCAGCAGCACGCGCGATGTCTGGTTCAAGCCCAGCGCTTCACGCGCGACACTGCTCTTGGCGGCGCGCCAAAGGCCAGCTAGTCCAGCAGCGCCGCTTTCGCCGGCCACAATGGCCGGATCGTCGCCTGTCGGGTGTGCGAGCCGGCGCATCGCCACCGCGGCGCCTTCTTCGCCGACCATCATGAACGCGTCCGCCTTCCGCGACAGGATGCGCCAGGCAACGAGGGAAGGCTCGTAGCATTCGAGCATCGCCATGATCGTCGGCTCGCCGTGGGCGATCTTGATCGGCGCGCCCGCGATGGCGCTCTGATAGAGGCACGCAGCCCGCTCGGGCTCCACGACCACGAAGGTCGGGCGGCTCTTGCCAAAGACAACATCGAAGTAACCGGCGACTGCCGCTGCGAGGCCGCCGACCCCGGCCTGGACGAATACATGGGTGGGCGCCTCCGGCTGCTGCCGGAGGATCTCGTTCAGCATCGCCGTATAGCCCTGCATGACCAGCCCGGGGATGCGCTCATAGCCGGGCCAGGACGTATCCGAGACGACGATCCAATGATTGTCCTGGCAAACCTTGTCGGCAACTGCGACGGAGTCGTCGTAGGTGCCGGGCACCCGCACGATTTCCGCACCGAAGCGGGCAATTGCCTGCACGCGCTCATCCGTGACTCCGGAATGCACGAAGATGACCGCCTTGGCTCCGACCATCTGCGCGCCGGCCGCGACCGATCGTCCGTGATTTCCATCGGTGGCGCAGCCGACCGTCAGGCTGCGCGCGATCTCGCGTATGGCAGGAGTCTCGATCTCGCTGATATCCACCGCGCG
This Bradyrhizobium sp. CCBAU 53421 DNA region includes the following protein-coding sequences:
- a CDS encoding xanthine dehydrogenase family protein molybdopterin-binding subunit; the protein is MFEQSIEPDTDNKRGRGVAKQGVGASIPRKEDDRFLRGRGEYVGDIRLPGMRDVAFVRSPLAHARIKDIRIPPHLRSSVFIASDIAADTRPIRAVSGLPGFKPSDQPILAFEKVRQVGELIAMCVADTRAEAEDIAAAVEVDFEELPAVHDMLLARRPDSALVHEEWGDNVFLETFVDINMEAAYDAPIKITREISTARQSMAPMEGRGTVAVWHKRMDQLVLYTGNQQPHIVRNGLSECLNLEQLKIRIVSPDVGGGFGYKGIVLTEDVCLGWLAMRCGYPVRWIEDRREHLTAGANCREHHYNITVYADRDGTLRGVECEASVDSGAYSSYPFSACLEAAQIASILPGPYDFPSYRCRTWSVSTNKCPILPYRGVARTGVCYAIELMMDAIAHECGLEPYEVRLKNLVRPEQMPFDNITRKHFDSGDYPESLRQALAKIDLAGLRARQKKREPDGRLIGVGLSVYCEQGAHGTSVYAGWGIPMVPGHEQATARMTPDGGLELRIGAHSHGQSMETTLPQVAHEILGIDVARIKLVHGDTEYTPYSTGSWGSRCAVMSGGAVATASRELAKLIKGIGAHLLQTEIENVKLENGAVVGPSNSVKIDEIAHTWYRRPQDLPATVDPRGLEVTIGYKPARDSGTFSYATHVAVVAVDPELGDIELIDYVVVEDGGQLINPMVVDGQIYGGLAQGIGTAMYEEMNFDTSAQPLASTFADYLLPGPTEVPAPKLGHMETLAPYTEFGVKGIGEGGAIAPPGAIGNAVNDALRPLGAQVLHTPMTPRRVLEAIQVAAERRKARAPELAEGLPA
- a CDS encoding diaminopropionate ammonia-lyase codes for the protein MFLSNTSSSHDQPLDPADAATLAREEANEVERFLSFRPNHAETPLRSLPALAREFKVKSIHIKDESHRLGLGSFKALGGSYAVLRLLLEHASSKLGRAVDISEIETPAIREIARSLTVGCATDGNHGRSVAAGAQMVGAKAVIFVHSGVTDERVQAIARFGAEIVRVPGTYDDSVAVADKVCQDNHWIVVSDTSWPGYERIPGLVMQGYTAMLNEILRQQPEAPTHVFVQAGVGGLAAAVAGYFDVVFGKSRPTFVVVEPERAACLYQSAIAGAPIKIAHGEPTIMAMLECYEPSLVAWRILSRKADAFMMVGEEGAAVAMRRLAHPTGDDPAIVAGESGAAGLAGLWRAAKSSVAREALGLNQTSRVLLINTEGATDQKRYTEIVGASPASILA
- a CDS encoding 2Fe-2S iron-sulfur cluster-binding protein, with the translated sequence MSTCSLNVNGSAVSAEIQPRTHLADFLREKLNLTGTHLGCEHGVCGACTLLVDGVPTRSCITFALACQQADVTTIEGLDDDEITRELRAAFTREHGLQCGYCTPGMVVSARDVVLRMQDPSERDIRVAMSGNLCRCTGYVGIVRAIQGVIADRRARGIAAIPNGNRTRLGPSGSGNATAVAAVSARAKPRAAPIAEKTEAPAAAAASLRDTNWKPQTTFTQSFTVEHPVDDVWNFFADIAAVAACLPGASLAGDPVDGHVDGQIKIKVGPISAEFQGIADVTRDDATRTGTIIGAGKDKRSNSSTRGLIGYAVKPGDAEDQTRVDLSIGFTLTGALAQFSRSGLIQDVAGRIIAVFVQNLETRLAHRSGGGEGEPAMVKEFDAGALMRSMALDYMKRALRWLLRRP
- a CDS encoding xanthine dehydrogenase family protein subunit M; translation: MKPVNFDYARPDAVDAVIRLIADDSRTVKMMAGSQSLGPMLNLRLVQPDLIVDLTGIEELRCFSDGAEEISIGACVTHADIEDLRVTDVTRGALPTVASGIAYRAVRNRGTIGGSLTHADPSADWHSILAAVGAKVVLRGPAGERTVAVEDYMVGALEADLRPGEVLVRVMVPRLSKSARWGYYKSCRKTGEFAHAIGAFMTDPDRGISRAVIGATESRPIVIAEAGNVIGDGRAPRLSERFDGGAVDEILEKAGMVDPLDKQTHVVALRRAIEQARPQ
- a CDS encoding GntR family transcriptional regulator gives rise to the protein MNKLVPNYERSRVPLYVQVASVMRQRVESGRWQEGDKISTIEELETEFGVARVTIRQAIEMLRSEGLLDAQQGRGTFVSGRPKNRHWLNLANDFESMVDSVRNNVLKRVYVEENAELPRLAAHEGRPAAGYAFLRSVQYNEDEPFSVVNLHLARNLYLKDRKRFTHTAALTKIMEMDDITLAHAHQVVTIGVADPETAELLKIGLGEPTADCRLVLVDSNDIAVYVADIHYHRSCFALRSDLLEKSKKRTKA
- a CDS encoding ArgE/DapE family deacylase; amino-acid sequence: MTDSVRKKILDKVDASKDHAIKFLQDMVAIPSVTGDEAAIQKHMHGYLTEIGLDVDMWETNWDELKKHPGYRPVDRGYENRPNIVATLKGTGGGRSLLLNGHTDVIPVGNGEGWSDNPWSASIKNGRIYGRGSCDMKSGVASHVLAVQYLKELGLTPKGDVMINIVIDEEVSGHGTLDTVVRGYKADAGISGETSDLFVQPACIGRIWFQIDIEGKPAGIQQRYLGISAIELGNKIVKAVQELEDERVANVKHALYPSAIDSLPCIIGSFQAGNYPSAFPASAVLKGSIGTVPSEDHEGVKRSLVRKIAEVAAQDPWMKDHPPVVKFVGYDAEASEIPVQHPIVQTVCDVYTEVTGKKPTISGRQGAADTRFLNKYANTPTVIFGPGSTAVMHANDEYVSIDDYLTAIKVMALSIHDWCNSAPTK